Proteins encoded within one genomic window of Panicum virgatum strain AP13 chromosome 1N, P.virgatum_v5, whole genome shotgun sequence:
- the LOC120656864 gene encoding transcription factor bHLH96-like, which translates to MSALVDALCAPTGDAAALIYDTFNAASFLFDGPAAAALYDGAGIVECPPPAQQQQQQQAAEAAGETQAATSSAPTRVRKRRRRARSCKSREETETQRMTHIAVERNRRRQMNEYLAVLRSLMPEPYVQRGDQASIVGGAIEFVKELEQQLQCLEAQKRKLLVHQHKAAKPDATPMHHSASSSSTKAPAGTTACVETAAATAVAATTSNCSSSVTEDAADHAPPPPFAQFFTYPQYVWCHSPRDPASSAAAAAAEDGGGRPGVADIEVTLVETHASLRVMTPRRPGQLLGLVAGLQALRLGVLHLSVTTLESLVLYSISVKVEEGCGLATVEDIAAAAHHVLCLIDAAEPTEQGPR; encoded by the exons ATGTCGGCGCTAGTGGACGCGCTATGCGCGCCGAccggcgacgccgcggcgcTCATCTACGACACCTTCAACGCCGCTAGCTTCCTCTTCGacgggcccgcggcggcggcgctctacGACGGCGCCGGCATTGTCGAGtgcccgccgcccgcgcagcagcagcagcagcagcaggcggccgAGGCCGCGGGGGAGACGCAGGCGGCGACGTCGTCGGCGCCGACCAGGGtcaggaagcggcggcggcgggcgcggagctGCAAGTCCAGGGAGGAGACCGAGACCCAGCGGATGACGCACATCGCCGTGGagcgcaaccgccgccgccagatGAACGAGTACCTCGCCGTGCTCCGCTCCCTCATGCCGGAACCCTACGTCCAGAGG GGCGACCAAGCTTCCATTGTCGGAGGGGCAATCGAGTTCGTGAAGGAGCTCGAGCAGCAGCTGCAGTGCCTCGAGGCGCAGAAGCGAAAGCTGCTGGTTCATCAGCACAAGGCGGCGAAGCCCGACGCGACGCCGATGCACCACtccgccagcagcagcagcaccaaggCCCCAGCCGGTACCACGGCCTGCGTGGAAACCGCGGCTGCGACGGCGGTTGCGGCGACGACGAGCAACTGCAGCAGCAGCGTGACCGAGGACGCGGCCGACCACGCGCCACCGCCCCCGTTCGCGCAGTTCTTCACGTACCCGCAGTACGTGTGGTGCCACTCCCCGCGCGACCctgcgtcgtcggcggcggcggcggcggcggaggacggcggcgggcggccgggggTGGCCGACATCGAGGTGACCCTGGTGGAGACGCACGCCAGCCTCCGCGTGAtgacgccgcggcggcccggGCAGCTGCTCGGCCTCGTCGCCGGGCTGCaggcgctccgcctcggcgtgCTCCACCTCAGCGTCACCACGCTGGAGTCCCTGGTCCTCTACTCCATCAGCGTCAAG GTGGAGGAAGGGTGCGGCCTGGCGACGGTGGaggacatcgccgccgccgcgcaccacgTGCTCTGCCTCATCGACGCCGCCGAACCCACCGAGCAGGGCCCGCGatag
- the LOC120656865 gene encoding E3 ubiquitin-protein ligase Os04g0590900-like has protein sequence MAAVASSSPPATIVGPQPTWVPYEPTRDCSQGLCSMYCPQWCYFIFPPPPPAFDLGGPGSDDSSGPTFSPLVIAIIGVLASAFLLVSYYTIISKYCGTFSSLWNRLFGSGRGRGHGGGGSRSQEPWSAVPSDGLDETLINKITVCKYKRGDGFVDSTDCSVCLGEFRDGESLRLLPKCSHAFHLPCIDTWLKSHSNCPLCRCNITFVTVGVVSPSPEPERRGTREERTDNLELVLTIDDYSEQARDEPQNQNAENGGGGQEAPKDCPGRLEEASGIVEIKEDGAPPVRASSSLSDTHRDGRMSIADVLQASLEDELMMARESGLLAGSSGTGSSRRLHGEHSNKDGGGGRSGRALPDAAKRLPSVGRSCFSSRSGRGKDSVLPM, from the coding sequence atggcggcggtggcctcgTCTTCTCCTCCAGCAACAATTGTTGGGCCGCAGCCGACGTGGGTGCCCTATGAGCCAACCCGGGACTGCTCCCAGGGCCTCTGCAGCATGTACTGCCCGCAGTGGTGCTACTTCATCttcccgcccccgccgccggccttcgACCTCGGCGGCCCCGGCAGCGACGACTCCTCCGGCCCCACCTTCTCGCCCCTCGTCATCGCCATCATCGGCGTGCTGGCCAGCGCCTTCCTCCTCGTCAGCTACTACACCATCATCTCCAAGTACTGCGGCACCTTCAGCTCCCTGTGGAACAGGTTGTTCGGCTCCGGCAGGggccgtggccatggcggcggcggctcgcggaGTCAGGAGCCGTGGAGCGCCGTGCCGTCGGACGGGCTGGACGAGACGCTGATCAACAAGATCACAGTGTGCAAGTACAAGCGCGGCGACGGGTTCGTGGACAGCACCGACTGCTCCGTCTGCCTCGGCGAGTTCCGGGACGGCGAGAGCCTCCGGCTGCTCCCCAAGTGCAGCCACGCCTTTCACCTACCGTGCATCGACACGTGGCTCAAGTCCCACTCCAACTGCCCGCTCTGCCGCTGCAACATCACGTTCGTCACCGTCGGCGTGGTGTCGCCGTCACCGGAGCCGGaacgccgcggcacgcgggaggAGCGGACAGACAACCTCGAGCTGGTCCTGACCATAGACGACTACTCGGAGCAGGCGCGCGACGAGCCCCAGAATCAGAATGCGGagaacggcggcggtggccaggaGGCGCCGAAAGATTGTCCAGGGAGATTGGAGGAGGCCAGCGGCATTGTCGAGATCAAGGAGGACGGCGCGCCGCCAGTGagggcgtcgtcgtcgctgtcggACACGCACCGCGACGGCCGCATGTCCATCGCCGACGTGCTGCAGGCCAGCCTGGAGGACGAGCTGATGATGGCCCGGGAGAGCGGCCTCCTGGCAGGCTCCTCGGGGACGGGGTCGTCAAGACGGCTCCACGGGGAGCACAGCAAcaaggacggtggcggcggccgcagcggcCGCGCATTGCCGGATGCAGCCAAGAGACTGCCGTCGGTGGGAAGATCGTGCTTCAGCAGCAGGAGCGGCAGGGGGAAGGATTCAGTTCTTCCGATGTGA